In one Arachis duranensis cultivar V14167 chromosome 9, aradu.V14167.gnm2.J7QH, whole genome shotgun sequence genomic region, the following are encoded:
- the LOC107466422 gene encoding uncharacterized protein LOC107466422, translated as MNIFVQFVDYILSKIILEGLQFPTTTGADGVATLKGEADWNDDDRKKVELNAKVVNLLNCSVNFEEYRWVSRCTTVKEIWDKLQVTHEGTTQVKGSRIDMLNRDYKMFSMKEGEIIDEIFERFNVIITGLDVMGIRHPESVLVRGILRCLTKE; from the coding sequence atgaatatATTTGTTCAATTTGTAGATTACATACTTTCGAAGATAATCCTGGAAGGTCTACAATTTCCAACAACTACAGGAGCTGATGGTGTGGCTACTCTCAAAGGTGAAGCTGATTGGAATGATGATGACAGAAAGAAAGTAGAGCTCAACGCCAAAGTGGTCAACTTGCTCAACTGTTCAGTCAACTTTGAGGAATATCGATGGGTATCAAGATGCACAACAGTaaaggaaatctgggacaaACTTCAAGTTACTCATGAAGGCACAACCCAAGTCAAAGGATCCAGAATAGACATGCTGAACAGAGACTACAAAATGTTCTCAATGAAAGAAGGAGAAATAATTGATGAAATATTTGAAAGATTCAACGTTATCATTACTGGCTTAGATGTTATGGGAATTAGACATCCTGAATCTGTGCTTGTGAGGGGAATAttgagatgtctcactaaagagtga